The nucleotide sequence GAGCACAAGGCCGGTTTTCGCACGAATGACCTCAGCCTTGCCAGCAGCGCGCAGCTGGTCGCAAAAGCCTGCCGTACGGCGGTCTTGCCACACAATGGCGTTGTATACAGGAGCGCCGGTGGCTTTGTCCCACACAACCGTGGTTTCACGCTGGTTGGTGATGCCCACTGCGGCCAGTTCGTTGCTCTGCACGTTGGCGTGTTTCAGGCATTCCTTGGCAACATGCGACTGCGTGTCAAAGATTTCATTGGGGTTATGTTCAACCCAGCCGGGCTGGGGGAATATCTGAGTGAATTCCCGCTGGGCAACCTGTACGATGTTGGCATCGCGGTCAAAAAGAATGGCGCGCGAGCTGGTTGTTCCCTGGTCAAGCGACAGAATGTATTTATGAGCCATATAATCCTCCGAAAGCATGGTTGGTGTTTGTTGCCGCAAAGCGCAGGCGTCTGGAAACCTGCACGTTGCATGGCAGCACGGAGTTGCTCAAAACGGCTAGATCAGGCCTACGGCCTTGCCCACAACGTAGGCAAGCACAGCGCCGACCATGGGAGCGCACACCGGAATCCAGGCATAGGCCCAGTCAGAAGAACCCTTGCCGGCAATGGGCAGCACTGCATGCGCAATGCGGGGGCCAAGGTCACGGGCGGGGTTGATGGCGTAACCGGTGGGGCCGCCAAGGCTGAGGCCCAGAGCCCACACAAGGATGCCCACCATGTAGGGGCCGTAACCAGAAGGCAGGGTGCCATTGTTGGTGTGGAAAATGGCAAAGATGCCAAAAAGCAGCATGAATGTGCCAATAACTTCGCACAGAAAGTTCTGGCCGTAGCTGCGTATGGCAGGCGCGGTGCTGAAGACAGCCAGTTTGAGGCCGGGATCTTCAGTGGGCGCCCAGTGGGGCAGGTAGGCAAGCCACACGATGGCACCACCGGTGAAACCGCCAGCGATTTGCGCCAGCATGGTTGCGAACGCCTGGCCTGCGCCGTAGACGCCCAGCATGGTTTTGGCCAGGGTCACTGCGGGGTTGAGGTCAGCCTGAGGCGCGCCAAGCGCCACCGAGGTAAATACGCCGAGCATGACGCCAAAAGCCCAGCCCGCCGTGATAACAATCCAGCCGCCTCCGTTGCCCTTGGAGTCTTTAAGCAAAACGCAGGCAACAACGCCCGCACCAAAGGTAATCAGAATCATCGTTCCAAAAAATTCACCAAGAAGGTTGGTCATGGGCATATCCTTCACAAGTTGTTGATATGGTTGCGAGTCTTTAGACTTGCCATCTCCTGTTCCAATAGCTTGCTGGTAAAAATGGGGGGACTGCTTGGCGCAATTTTCCTTTCTGCTTGGATGCCGAAG is from uncultured Desulfovibrio sp. and encodes:
- a CDS encoding MIP/aquaporin family protein, which produces MTNLLGEFFGTMILITFGAGVVACVLLKDSKGNGGGWIVITAGWAFGVMLGVFTSVALGAPQADLNPAVTLAKTMLGVYGAGQAFATMLAQIAGGFTGGAIVWLAYLPHWAPTEDPGLKLAVFSTAPAIRSYGQNFLCEVIGTFMLLFGIFAIFHTNNGTLPSGYGPYMVGILVWALGLSLGGPTGYAINPARDLGPRIAHAVLPIAGKGSSDWAYAWIPVCAPMVGAVLAYVVGKAVGLI